Sequence from the Syntrophorhabdaceae bacterium genome:
TGAGTCATGAACTATGATCTGATATTATGATCCATATCATCATCGACGGATACAATTATATAGGCAGAACGGGGCGCTCCGGGATACACGGAGGCGTTGATCACGATGGTCTGCGAAGGTCTTTGCTCGAGAGGCTGGCCGGATATAAAAAACGTCGGGGCGCAAAGATAACCGTAGTCTTTGACGCATACAATATTTTTTCACCTGGACGTCAGAGGGAGAACTTCAAGGGGATCGATGTGATATATTCAAAGGAAGGGGAGACCGCCGATGATGTTAT
This genomic interval carries:
- a CDS encoding NYN domain-containing protein, coding for MIHIIIDGYNYIGRTGRSGIHGGVDHDGLRRSLLERLAGYKKRRGAKITVVFDAYNIFSPGRQRENFKGIDVIYSKEGETADDVIIGFIGAKKAGMAVVSSDRAIIDEAKRHGVPFITPGRLEEMM